A region of Pyxidicoccus parkwaysis DNA encodes the following proteins:
- a CDS encoding ArnT family glycosyltransferase translates to MASEGEQQREQTFTEAVLGKETLSANWMKRWLALPFSTRVVVATAGFAALLFLPYLGAVGLWDCWETHYGEVARMMIERRDYVYPFWEGSWFFSKPPLTMWMQALGMEIVGTVRTEGALGLYTEWGMRIPFALLSITAVALLSLAVARVVSRRAGLATGFILATMPLYFLLTRQTVTDTPFVTTFVCAMACALIGQLDETTKHRAAWWYGFYFFAGLATLAKGLLGVGLPAVILMLYAALAVIPWDGTSVERHLRWLSDKKFRKDVREGRLPMPVLWGQMYRMHLGTGILVFLAVAVPWYLTMSLFDQVDDEGKLFWYRFFIHDHLNRLTAGVHTTTPGGTFIYFIEQGGYAIFPWVALVPGAFSVVSRLRLRSASKADHLALIAVLWVAFSFYLLASSATKFHHYVFPVLPGLAILLAIFADRLWEDGISSHAVSLIFGLVLFILVGKDLAENPKNFTDLFVYNYDRPYPQELVTKPIAFFASRPLWTGDLVTLVLLAFGVYLSFDAFSPRAKEKASPSSRAVALGLLLSGVATLGAVASQAQVSAEALLGLAFLAVAGFLGWQSTRPGTEGRTSLQTVAGLIAVAGVALAVRGFRQPAAEDSLLKALSEPVNIKGTLGFTFAVAGALAVVAALLRARVMLFGTFWALAAGVALWFNWSHWVDLSHHWTQRDLFWRYYAQRKADEPIVAFMMNWRGETFYSRNTVEQFRSSDANTRMRNLAARPGREWVLVEHNRLSLLRNAVGPDKVVTPVDKDINNKFVLVTVD, encoded by the coding sequence GTGGCGAGCGAAGGCGAACAGCAGCGGGAGCAGACCTTCACCGAGGCCGTTCTCGGCAAGGAGACCCTCTCGGCGAATTGGATGAAGCGGTGGCTGGCACTGCCCTTCAGTACGCGCGTCGTGGTGGCCACCGCCGGCTTCGCGGCCCTGCTCTTCCTCCCGTACCTGGGGGCAGTAGGACTGTGGGATTGCTGGGAGACGCACTACGGCGAGGTGGCTCGGATGATGATCGAGCGCCGCGACTACGTGTACCCCTTCTGGGAAGGCTCCTGGTTCTTCTCCAAGCCGCCGCTCACCATGTGGATGCAGGCGCTGGGCATGGAGATTGTGGGCACCGTGCGCACCGAGGGCGCGCTGGGGCTCTACACCGAATGGGGCATGCGCATCCCCTTCGCCCTCTTGAGCATCACCGCGGTGGCGCTGCTGTCGCTGGCGGTTGCGCGCGTGGTGAGCCGCCGCGCGGGCCTGGCCACCGGCTTCATCCTGGCCACCATGCCGCTGTACTTCCTGCTGACGCGGCAGACGGTGACGGACACGCCCTTCGTCACGACATTCGTGTGCGCCATGGCGTGCGCGCTCATCGGCCAGTTGGATGAGACGACGAAGCACCGCGCCGCGTGGTGGTACGGCTTCTACTTCTTCGCGGGCCTGGCCACGCTGGCCAAGGGTCTGCTCGGCGTGGGCCTGCCCGCCGTCATCCTGATGCTCTACGCGGCGCTGGCCGTCATCCCCTGGGACGGCACCAGCGTGGAGCGGCACCTGCGCTGGTTGTCGGACAAGAAGTTCCGCAAGGACGTGCGCGAGGGCCGCCTGCCCATGCCGGTGCTGTGGGGGCAGATGTACCGGATGCACCTGGGCACGGGCATCCTCGTCTTCCTCGCGGTGGCGGTGCCCTGGTACCTCACCATGTCCCTCTTCGACCAGGTGGACGACGAGGGGAAGCTCTTCTGGTACCGCTTCTTCATTCACGACCACCTCAACCGCCTCACGGCGGGCGTGCACACCACCACGCCGGGCGGCACGTTCATCTACTTCATCGAGCAGGGTGGCTACGCCATCTTCCCCTGGGTGGCCCTGGTGCCCGGCGCCTTCTCCGTCGTGTCGCGGCTGCGGCTGCGCTCGGCGAGCAAGGCGGACCACCTGGCGCTCATCGCGGTGCTGTGGGTGGCCTTCTCGTTCTATCTGCTGGCCTCCAGCGCCACGAAGTTCCACCACTACGTCTTCCCGGTGCTGCCGGGCCTGGCCATCCTGCTGGCAATCTTCGCGGACCGGCTGTGGGAGGACGGCATCTCCTCGCACGCGGTGAGCCTCATCTTCGGGCTCGTGCTCTTCATCCTCGTGGGCAAGGACCTGGCGGAGAACCCGAAGAACTTCACCGACCTGTTCGTCTACAACTACGACCGTCCGTACCCGCAGGAGCTGGTGACGAAGCCCATCGCCTTCTTCGCCTCGCGTCCGCTGTGGACGGGGGATTTGGTGACGCTGGTACTGCTGGCCTTCGGCGTGTACCTCTCGTTCGATGCGTTCTCCCCGCGGGCGAAGGAGAAGGCCTCTCCGAGCTCGCGCGCGGTAGCGCTGGGCCTGTTGCTGTCCGGTGTGGCCACGCTGGGCGCGGTGGCGTCGCAGGCGCAGGTGTCCGCGGAGGCGCTGCTGGGTCTCGCGTTCCTCGCGGTGGCGGGCTTCCTGGGCTGGCAGTCCACGCGTCCGGGCACGGAGGGACGCACCTCGCTGCAGACGGTGGCGGGCCTCATCGCGGTGGCGGGTGTGGCACTCGCGGTACGCGGCTTCCGCCAGCCGGCGGCGGAGGACTCGCTGCTCAAGGCGCTGTCCGAGCCCGTCAACATCAAGGGCACCCTGGGCTTCACCTTCGCGGTGGCCGGAGCGCTGGCGGTGGTGGCGGCCCTCCTGCGCGCGCGGGTGATGCTGTTCGGCACCTTCTGGGCACTGGCGGCGGGCGTGGCCCTCTGGTTCAACTGGAGTCACTGGGTGGACCTGTCGCACCACTGGACGCAGCGCGACCTCTTCTGGCGCTACTACGCGCAGCGCAAGGCGGACGAGCCCATCGTCGCGTTCATGATGAACTGGCGCGGTGAGACGTTCTACTCGCGCAACACGGTGGAGCAGTTCCGCAGCTCCGACGCCAACACGCGCATGCGCAACCTGGCGGCGCGGCCGGGCCGTGAGTGGGTGCTGGTGGAGCACAACCGCCTCAGCCTGCTGCGCAACGCGGTGGGCCCGGACAAGGTGGTGACGCCGGTGGACAAGGACATCAACAACAAGTTCGTGTTGGTGACAGTCGATTGA
- a CDS encoding ABC transporter ATP-binding protein, translating into MSGIHVEGLGKRFGERTAVEKLSFHVRPGEVFGLLGPNGAGKTTTVRMLTGLLSPSEGEATVWGHRVDRDGESLRKVVGLLTEQPGLYDRLTARENLRFFMKLHELDESKAWPRTQDYLQRFGLGGRESEPVGGYSKGMRQKLAIVRTLVHDPQVIFLDEPTSGLDPESARTVRDAVAELASEGRTIVLCSHNLAEVERLCERVAVVKRTLLAIGPVRELRRAGQSLDVRVEGEAERFINVLSSLPFAPNVLAEGARLRVMLADEANAPDVVACLVGAGARVHSAVPAQRPLEEVYLDLLREGRG; encoded by the coding sequence TTGAGCGGAATCCACGTCGAGGGACTGGGGAAGCGCTTCGGAGAACGCACGGCGGTGGAGAAGCTCTCCTTCCACGTGCGGCCCGGAGAGGTGTTCGGTCTGCTCGGGCCCAACGGCGCGGGGAAGACCACCACGGTGCGCATGCTCACGGGCCTCCTCAGCCCCAGCGAGGGCGAGGCCACCGTGTGGGGCCACCGCGTGGACCGCGATGGTGAGTCGCTGCGCAAGGTGGTGGGCCTGCTCACGGAGCAGCCCGGCCTCTACGACAGGCTCACCGCGCGGGAGAACCTGCGCTTCTTCATGAAGCTGCACGAGCTGGATGAGTCCAAGGCGTGGCCCCGCACGCAGGACTACCTCCAGCGCTTCGGGCTCGGCGGGCGCGAGTCGGAGCCGGTGGGCGGCTACTCCAAGGGCATGCGCCAGAAGCTGGCCATCGTCCGCACGTTGGTGCACGACCCGCAGGTCATCTTCCTCGACGAGCCCACCAGCGGCCTGGACCCGGAGTCCGCGCGCACGGTGCGCGACGCGGTGGCGGAGCTGGCGTCGGAGGGACGCACCATCGTCCTGTGCTCGCACAACCTCGCGGAGGTGGAGCGCCTCTGCGAGCGCGTGGCCGTGGTGAAGCGGACGCTGCTGGCCATTGGCCCGGTGCGCGAATTGCGCCGCGCGGGGCAGTCGCTGGACGTGCGCGTGGAGGGCGAGGCGGAGCGCTTCATCAACGTGCTGTCGTCGCTGCCCTTCGCGCCCAACGTGCTGGCGGAAGGGGCGCGGCTGCGCGTCATGCTGGCGGACGAGGCAAACGCGCCGGACGTGGTGGCGTGCCTCGTGGGCGCGGGCGCGCGCGTGCACAGCGCGGTGCCGGCGCAGCGGCCGCTCGAAGAGGTGTACCTGGACCTGCTGCGCGAGGGGAGGGGCTAG
- a CDS encoding ABC transporter permease subunit, with protein sequence MAFRPRRALAVFWKDFLDLRKNVGLLVSMAVLPTIMVLVPIGVVWSYVRTPNHADLRSVALFYDSSLPLGASAARFLIDKTLVDWFGMFLVMPVFVPILIASQSVAGEKERRTLEPLLSSPVTAAELVTGKSLAALVPAVAITWVAFIFFCIGVDIVAWPLVQMPLMPDALWTFGIFVIAPLFAFFGNGVAVLISARVSEARMAQQLSALVVLPLVGMVGGQVAGFLKAGLGYYALQGGVVLVLDAVLLWASIRLLDRERLVSRWG encoded by the coding sequence GTGGCATTCCGTCCGCGTCGCGCCCTGGCGGTGTTCTGGAAGGACTTCCTGGACCTGCGGAAGAACGTGGGCCTGCTGGTGTCCATGGCGGTGCTGCCCACCATCATGGTGCTGGTGCCCATTGGCGTCGTCTGGTCCTACGTGCGCACGCCCAATCACGCGGACCTGCGCAGCGTGGCGCTGTTCTATGACTCCAGCCTGCCGCTGGGCGCGAGCGCGGCGCGCTTCCTCATCGACAAGACGCTCGTCGACTGGTTCGGCATGTTCCTGGTGATGCCCGTCTTCGTCCCCATCCTCATCGCCTCGCAGAGCGTGGCGGGAGAGAAGGAGCGGCGCACGCTGGAGCCGCTGCTCTCCTCGCCGGTGACGGCCGCGGAGCTGGTGACGGGCAAGAGCCTGGCGGCGCTGGTGCCCGCGGTGGCGATTACGTGGGTGGCCTTCATCTTCTTCTGCATCGGCGTGGACATCGTCGCGTGGCCGCTGGTGCAGATGCCGCTGATGCCGGACGCGCTGTGGACCTTCGGCATCTTCGTGATTGCGCCGCTCTTCGCCTTCTTCGGCAACGGCGTGGCGGTGCTCATTTCCGCGCGGGTGAGCGAGGCGCGCATGGCGCAGCAACTCTCCGCGCTCGTGGTGCTGCCCCTGGTGGGCATGGTGGGCGGACAGGTGGCCGGCTTCCTCAAGGCAGGGCTGGGCTACTACGCGCTCCAGGGTGGCGTGGTGCTGGTGTTGGACGCGGTGCTGCTGTGGGCGAGCATCCGCCTGCTGGACCGCGAGCGCCTCGTGAGCCGCTGGGGCTGA
- a CDS encoding SPFH domain-containing protein → MGIFDSIKGEAKRNFIARADSAKGDIIYKYPENNIRMLTQLTVDADEVALFVKDGKVEGKLGPGRHTLDTNNIPFLARLMEAFTGGNLFISEVFFVSVREVAGVKFGGPIGDVRDPETGLGIGTMVYGDFSIRVTDPERLVVGLVGMGRTGNDELLGWFKNQVLKVTRDRIAELLVKKRWPLLDVTSGAYTEEIETEVIAGLKPHVDGYGLTVVRMGNFHVSIKPEDEATLKKLSKDVAYSRLAGGFQQYAQGQAMLGAAEGMAKGGDGSGAGSALGGMGMGMGFGMAQQFMNQQHQQQPQQQQPAPQAAPADTRSPAQRLKEIKELKDAGVLSDEEYNAKRAELMKLL, encoded by the coding sequence ATGGGTATCTTCGACAGCATCAAGGGCGAGGCGAAGCGCAACTTCATCGCGCGCGCGGACTCGGCGAAGGGCGACATCATCTACAAGTATCCGGAGAACAACATCCGGATGCTCACCCAGCTCACCGTCGACGCGGACGAGGTCGCCCTCTTCGTCAAGGACGGCAAGGTCGAGGGCAAGCTGGGGCCCGGCCGGCACACGCTGGACACCAACAACATCCCCTTCCTCGCCCGGCTGATGGAGGCCTTCACCGGCGGCAACCTCTTCATCTCCGAGGTCTTCTTCGTCTCGGTGCGCGAGGTGGCCGGTGTGAAGTTCGGCGGGCCCATCGGTGACGTGAGAGACCCGGAGACGGGCCTCGGCATCGGCACCATGGTGTACGGCGACTTCTCCATCCGCGTGACGGACCCGGAGCGGCTGGTGGTGGGCCTCGTCGGCATGGGCCGCACCGGTAACGACGAGCTGCTGGGCTGGTTCAAGAACCAGGTCCTCAAGGTGACGAGGGACCGCATCGCCGAGCTGCTGGTGAAGAAGCGCTGGCCGCTGCTCGACGTGACGAGTGGTGCGTACACGGAGGAAATCGAGACCGAGGTCATCGCCGGCCTGAAGCCGCACGTGGATGGCTACGGCCTCACCGTGGTGCGGATGGGCAACTTCCACGTCAGCATCAAGCCGGAGGACGAGGCGACGCTGAAGAAGCTGTCCAAGGACGTGGCGTACTCGCGTCTGGCCGGTGGCTTCCAGCAGTACGCGCAGGGCCAGGCGATGCTGGGCGCGGCCGAGGGCATGGCCAAGGGCGGCGACGGCAGCGGCGCCGGCAGCGCACTGGGCGGCATGGGCATGGGCATGGGCTTCGGCATGGCCCAGCAGTTCATGAACCAGCAGCACCAGCAGCAGCCTCAACAGCAGCAGCCCGCCCCCCAGGCGGCCCCCGCCGACACGCGCAGCCCCGCGCAGCGCCTGAAGGAAATCAAGGAGCTGAAGGACGCGGGCGTGCTCTCCGACGAGGAGTACAACGCCAAGCGCGCGGAGCTGATGAAGCTGCTGTAG
- a CDS encoding chromosome segregation protein SMC — MHPRIPLLLAVAFCITACPKGPPADARKVLTEQQQLTADVKDLSTQAEALLEAQHRLIWVFWTEGRHVDVAGTYAGKETLFSIENIRKIDRLRQLTTDPREVRALTALHSHFAGEYMSRALAEFNDAAANLEASLTFPVEGKDVRYRDLERLLANERTVARRRAMYSAATPGIERLNQTLRRREERAEELVRELGFSSYEAFGGELRQADLGKLSVLAEEILQATQAPYRVVMERLSQRELGVPFKDITRADIPRLFKSREVEDAFPKGESLLKAHGTLSGMGIDLGEMPNVKIDSRDIRGKSSRPLALAVRVPDDVRLSFKPGSGVLHQGRVLHEFGHALHSAFTKETRFELARLGNPTVGEAYSALFADLVEDPVWLEEHAGVAGEQRAKYLAASSAHKLYLIRHAAGRLLYQLELHRRVEADPKELYREIMSRTDDIPMTDEDVARYLVDQEDFFQSADSFRAWFLAGQLQAQLKARFGPAWWRSQQSGAFLKDLWAKGNALSAREVAEAIGEKGIAPDVLLLRLGTTLQVPMKLNLQGVEDAILPSAPGLEDFTQPPPAPGLEEFSTPPEKQQSAPKAVPQAGDGR, encoded by the coding sequence ATGCACCCAAGGATTCCCCTGCTGCTGGCTGTCGCCTTCTGCATCACCGCCTGTCCCAAAGGTCCACCGGCGGATGCCCGGAAGGTCCTCACCGAGCAGCAGCAGCTCACCGCCGACGTGAAGGACCTGTCCACGCAGGCGGAAGCGCTCCTGGAGGCGCAGCACCGGCTCATCTGGGTGTTCTGGACGGAGGGCCGCCACGTGGACGTCGCCGGGACGTACGCGGGCAAGGAGACGCTCTTCAGCATCGAGAACATCCGCAAAATCGACCGGCTGCGGCAGCTCACGACGGACCCGCGCGAGGTGCGCGCCCTCACCGCGCTGCACTCGCACTTCGCGGGCGAGTACATGTCGCGCGCGCTCGCCGAGTTCAACGACGCGGCCGCCAACCTGGAGGCGTCCCTCACCTTCCCCGTGGAGGGGAAGGACGTGCGCTACCGGGATTTGGAGCGGCTGCTCGCCAACGAGCGCACGGTGGCGCGCAGGCGGGCCATGTACTCGGCGGCCACGCCCGGAATCGAGCGGCTCAACCAGACGCTGCGGCGCCGCGAGGAGCGCGCGGAGGAGCTGGTGCGAGAGCTGGGCTTCTCCTCGTACGAGGCCTTCGGCGGTGAATTGCGGCAGGCGGACCTGGGCAAGCTGAGCGTGCTGGCGGAGGAAATCCTCCAGGCCACGCAGGCGCCGTACCGGGTGGTGATGGAGCGGCTGAGCCAGCGCGAGCTGGGCGTGCCCTTCAAGGACATCACCCGCGCGGACATCCCCCGGCTGTTCAAGTCGCGCGAGGTGGAGGACGCCTTCCCCAAGGGCGAGTCGCTGCTCAAGGCGCACGGCACGCTGTCGGGCATGGGGATTGATTTGGGCGAGATGCCCAACGTGAAGATTGATTCACGTGACATCCGCGGCAAGAGCTCGCGCCCGCTGGCGCTGGCGGTGCGGGTGCCGGACGACGTGCGGCTGTCCTTCAAGCCGGGCTCGGGCGTGCTGCACCAGGGGCGCGTGCTGCACGAGTTCGGTCACGCGCTGCACTCGGCCTTCACCAAGGAGACGCGCTTCGAGCTGGCGCGGCTGGGCAACCCCACGGTGGGCGAGGCGTACTCGGCGCTCTTCGCGGACCTGGTGGAGGACCCGGTGTGGCTGGAGGAGCACGCGGGCGTCGCGGGTGAGCAGCGCGCGAAGTACCTGGCGGCGTCCAGCGCGCACAAGCTGTACCTCATCCGTCACGCGGCGGGACGGCTGCTGTACCAGCTGGAGCTGCACCGGCGCGTGGAGGCGGACCCGAAGGAGCTGTACCGCGAAATCATGTCGCGCACGGACGACATCCCGATGACGGACGAGGACGTGGCGCGCTACCTCGTGGACCAGGAGGACTTCTTCCAGTCCGCGGACAGCTTCCGCGCGTGGTTCCTCGCGGGGCAGCTCCAGGCGCAGCTCAAGGCGCGCTTCGGCCCGGCGTGGTGGCGCTCGCAGCAGTCGGGCGCCTTCCTCAAGGATTTGTGGGCCAAGGGCAACGCTCTGTCCGCGCGCGAGGTGGCCGAGGCGATTGGTGAGAAGGGCATTGCACCGGACGTGCTGCTGCTCCGGCTGGGCACCACGCTCCAGGTGCCGATGAAGCTCAACCTGCAGGGTGTGGAGGACGCCATCCTCCCCTCCGCCCCGGGCCTGGAGGACTTCACACAGCCGCCTCCGGCGCCAGGCCTGGAGGAGTTCAGCACGCCGCCCGAGAAGCAGCAGAGCGCGCCCAAGGCGGTGCCGCAGGCGGGCGACGGGCGCTGA
- the epmA gene encoding EF-P lysine aminoacylase EpmA, with amino-acid sequence MPNLSQWRAARGRQALYSALRRFFSAHDYLEVETPLLIPAPGMEPHINAFEAGFIPETDVGRARTLYLHTSPEYAMKRLLADGAGPLFQICKVFRNGEVSLTHNPEFTMLEFYRPHTDYHGIMADLEGALAEAGRSATEGEPGADPAFFTRTPYERLTVRDAVLRATGVDIRVHADGPSLKRAAEAAGVRTGDAESFDDVFFHLFLQKVETGLGHERPTFLIEYPASMAALSRLKPGDSAVAERVELYAKGLELANGFSELTDPTEQRARLVEEQELRRRLGRSVYPLDERFLDAVGRMPPSAGIAVGLDRILMLLLGVQRISDVLMFPAHEFV; translated from the coding sequence ATGCCCAACCTTTCTCAATGGCGGGCCGCCCGGGGCCGCCAGGCCCTCTACTCCGCCCTGCGACGTTTCTTCTCCGCCCACGACTACCTGGAGGTGGAAACGCCGCTCCTCATCCCCGCGCCCGGCATGGAGCCGCACATCAACGCCTTCGAGGCCGGCTTCATCCCGGAGACGGACGTGGGCCGGGCGAGGACGCTCTACCTCCACACCAGCCCCGAGTACGCGATGAAGCGCCTGCTCGCCGACGGGGCCGGGCCCCTGTTCCAAATCTGCAAGGTGTTCCGCAACGGCGAGGTGTCCCTCACGCACAACCCGGAATTCACCATGCTGGAGTTCTACCGGCCGCACACGGACTACCACGGCATCATGGCGGACCTGGAGGGCGCGCTCGCGGAGGCCGGGCGCAGCGCGACGGAGGGTGAGCCCGGCGCGGACCCGGCCTTCTTCACGCGCACGCCGTACGAGCGCCTCACCGTGCGGGACGCGGTGCTGCGAGCGACTGGCGTAGACATTCGCGTGCATGCGGACGGGCCCTCGCTCAAGCGGGCGGCCGAGGCCGCGGGCGTGCGCACCGGCGACGCGGAGAGCTTCGACGACGTCTTCTTCCACCTCTTCCTGCAGAAGGTGGAGACCGGGCTGGGACACGAGCGGCCCACCTTCCTGATTGAGTACCCGGCGTCCATGGCGGCGCTCTCCCGCCTCAAACCCGGTGACTCCGCCGTTGCAGAGCGCGTGGAGCTCTACGCCAAGGGCCTGGAGCTCGCGAACGGGTTCTCGGAGCTGACAGACCCGACAGAGCAGCGGGCACGGCTGGTGGAAGAACAGGAACTCCGGCGTAGGCTGGGGCGGTCCGTGTATCCTCTGGACGAGCGGTTCCTTGACGCGGTAGGTCGAATGCCGCCCTCGGCGGGCATCGCCGTGGGGCTCGACCGAATCCTGATGCTGCTGCTCGGGGTCCAGCGCATCTCGGATGTCCTCATGTTCCCCGCCCACGAGTTCGTGTGA
- a CDS encoding lysophospholipid acyltransferase family protein, which produces MIRKLLQTAFAGTAAVGLTGAFSTVVSALSLKEDPRDADRALHVWARLVLASAGVEHEAVGLEHIPADGQVVFVSNHQSHYDALVHFAHIRKHTRYVAKAELFKIPVFGAALRRSGNIPVERTGGGGDRARLSEAARAVRERVSVLFFAEGTRSEDGLLRPFKKGAAALAIQAGVPVVPMAVSGTRLILPKGGRAVRWGQRVALVVGEPVSTEGLTNQDREPLTHRLEDAVAQLYSEACKRSGDVP; this is translated from the coding sequence GTGATTCGCAAGCTCCTTCAGACGGCGTTTGCCGGGACGGCGGCGGTGGGACTCACGGGCGCGTTCTCCACTGTGGTGTCGGCGTTGTCGCTGAAGGAGGACCCGCGCGACGCGGACCGGGCGCTGCATGTCTGGGCGCGGCTGGTGCTGGCGTCAGCGGGGGTGGAGCACGAGGCGGTGGGGCTGGAGCACATCCCCGCGGACGGCCAGGTGGTGTTCGTGAGCAACCACCAGTCGCACTACGACGCGTTGGTGCACTTCGCGCACATCCGCAAGCACACGCGGTACGTGGCCAAGGCGGAGCTCTTCAAGATTCCGGTGTTCGGCGCGGCGCTGCGGCGCTCGGGCAACATTCCCGTGGAGCGCACGGGGGGCGGGGGAGACAGGGCCCGTCTGTCCGAGGCGGCGCGGGCGGTGCGCGAGCGGGTGAGCGTGCTCTTCTTCGCGGAGGGCACGCGCAGCGAGGACGGCCTGCTGCGGCCGTTCAAGAAGGGCGCCGCCGCGCTCGCAATCCAGGCGGGCGTGCCGGTGGTGCCCATGGCCGTGTCAGGCACACGGCTCATTCTTCCCAAGGGGGGCAGGGCGGTGCGGTGGGGCCAGCGCGTGGCGCTGGTGGTGGGCGAGCCCGTCTCGACTGAAGGCCTGACGAATCAAGACCGCGAGCCGCTCACGCACCGGCTGGAGGACGCGGTCGCTCAACTCTATTCCGAGGCGTGCAAGCGCTCGGGAGACGTTCCATGA
- a CDS encoding inorganic pyrophosphatase — protein sequence MKKPVQTTSQAHPWHGITPGEDAPSIVTAYIEIVPTDAVKYELDKESGILKLDRPQRFSSQCPTLYGFIPQTFCDELVAKRCAERTGLKDIRGDNDPIDICVLTEKVISNGNLLVRAVPIGGFRMVDGNEADDKIIAVLESDLVYGELQHIAQLPRALLDRLKHYFLTYKQIPGEGKRSVEIAEVYDQPEALEVIKRSMKDYERLYGAKTAASAGRVGTARKARTRARAG from the coding sequence ATGAAGAAGCCCGTACAGACAACATCCCAGGCTCACCCGTGGCATGGCATCACGCCCGGGGAAGACGCCCCTTCCATCGTCACCGCGTACATCGAAATCGTCCCCACGGACGCCGTGAAGTACGAGCTGGACAAGGAGTCCGGCATCCTGAAGCTGGACCGGCCGCAGCGGTTCAGCAGCCAGTGCCCCACGCTCTACGGGTTCATCCCGCAGACGTTCTGCGACGAGCTGGTGGCGAAGCGCTGCGCCGAGCGCACCGGCCTGAAGGACATCCGCGGCGACAACGACCCGATTGATATCTGCGTGCTGACGGAGAAGGTCATCTCCAACGGGAATCTCCTCGTGCGCGCGGTGCCCATCGGCGGCTTCCGGATGGTCGACGGCAACGAGGCCGACGACAAAATCATCGCGGTGCTGGAGTCGGACCTGGTGTACGGCGAGCTGCAGCACATTGCCCAGCTGCCGCGCGCGTTGCTGGACCGGCTCAAGCACTACTTCCTCACGTACAAGCAGATTCCGGGCGAGGGGAAGCGCAGCGTGGAAATCGCCGAGGTGTATGACCAGCCCGAGGCGCTCGAGGTCATCAAGCGCAGCATGAAGGACTACGAGCGGCTGTACGGCGCGAAGACCGCGGCGTCGGCGGGCCGTGTCGGGACGGCGCGCAAGGCGCGCACGCGGGCCCGCGCGGGCTGA
- a CDS encoding TIGR02270 family protein encodes MGTVLMDVLEEHLDEASWQWLQRSRALMAPDFNLSETAAVEERLLAHVDGLVEAGSDGVETCLLPALTPDDPCRASAAALALLEGGDAGWEWVLERGLGDPELRPLLREPLELAGCPGLDERLGALLSTDDAGLLAEVVGTLSARGTLSSDVVRRCLQHEDARVRGSALEGAIAAPRPELRAPLLELLASGPSESCPLRLEAGLVHGLREAWDACGRAVDAGVHEALIPWALGCDERGVARLVALLAREPIRAQALWALGFSGRLEAADACLAWMEDPKVATLAGEAFCAITGLRLEGEHVAAQAENFSESLEEDDLDADLTPRPEDDLPLPRASAVAAWWKNARGGLTPGRRYLRGRLLDAAVLMEALAVDSMRRRHVLARELALRTRGACRVQTRARIERQRAMLQQLASSRIQVRLQSPLVQGLA; translated from the coding sequence ATGGGCACGGTCCTGATGGATGTCCTGGAGGAGCACCTCGACGAGGCCTCCTGGCAGTGGCTCCAGCGGAGCCGCGCCTTGATGGCTCCCGACTTCAACCTCTCCGAGACGGCCGCCGTCGAGGAGCGCCTCCTCGCCCACGTGGATGGGCTCGTCGAAGCGGGCTCGGACGGGGTGGAGACCTGCCTCCTGCCCGCGCTGACGCCCGATGACCCATGCCGCGCGTCGGCCGCGGCCCTGGCCCTGCTGGAGGGTGGCGACGCAGGGTGGGAGTGGGTGCTGGAGCGCGGGCTCGGCGACCCCGAGCTGCGCCCGCTGCTCCGGGAGCCGCTGGAGCTGGCCGGGTGTCCTGGCCTGGACGAGCGCCTGGGCGCCCTGCTGAGCACGGACGACGCAGGGCTCCTGGCCGAGGTGGTCGGCACGCTGTCGGCGCGAGGCACGTTGTCGTCCGACGTGGTGAGGCGCTGTCTCCAGCACGAGGATGCGCGCGTGCGCGGCAGCGCGCTCGAAGGGGCCATCGCTGCTCCCAGGCCGGAGCTGCGGGCGCCCCTGCTCGAGTTGCTTGCATCGGGTCCTTCGGAGTCATGCCCTCTGCGGCTGGAAGCAGGCCTCGTGCATGGTCTGCGCGAGGCCTGGGACGCTTGTGGGCGTGCCGTCGATGCGGGGGTGCATGAGGCGCTAATCCCATGGGCGCTCGGCTGTGACGAGCGCGGTGTCGCGCGACTCGTGGCGTTGCTCGCTCGGGAGCCCATCCGCGCCCAGGCCCTCTGGGCACTGGGCTTCTCGGGCCGATTGGAAGCCGCCGATGCATGCCTCGCGTGGATGGAGGACCCGAAGGTGGCCACGCTTGCCGGTGAGGCCTTCTGCGCCATCACGGGGCTTCGACTCGAAGGGGAGCATGTCGCGGCGCAGGCCGAAAACTTCAGCGAGTCCTTGGAGGAGGACGACCTGGACGCGGACCTGACGCCGCGCCCTGAAGACGACCTGCCCCTTCCCCGAGCGTCGGCAGTGGCCGCGTGGTGGAAGAACGCCCGCGGAGGGCTCACTCCAGGCCGGCGCTACCTGCGTGGGCGCCTCCTGGATGCGGCGGTGCTGATGGAGGCCCTGGCGGTGGATTCAATGCGGCGTCGGCATGTGCTGGCGCGGGAACTGGCGCTGCGTACGCGTGGCGCATGCCGCGTGCAGACCCGGGCGCGAATCGAAAGGCAGCGAGCCATGCTCCAACAGCTGGCGTCGTCGCGGATCCAGGTCCGCTTGCAGTCTCCCCTGGTGCAGGGGCTCGCGTAG